One Bosea sp. 124 genomic window, CTCGCCATGCGGCCGAAGGCGATCCTGTTCGACGAGCCGACCTCGGCGCTCGATCCCGAAACGATCGGCAGCGTGCTCGACGTGATGAAGGATCTCGCCCGCGAGGGCACGACCATGGTCGTCGTCACGCATGAGATGGGCTTCGCACGCGAGGTCGCCGACCGCGTCGTGTTCATGGCCGAGGGGCGGATCGTCGAGGAGGGGCCGCCCGGTGCCTTCTTCGACAATCCCCGCCACGAACGCACCCGCGCCTTCCTGTCCAATATCAGATCCTTCGGAGAGGCTACCCATGGCTGAGCCGGCCGGCGTCCTGGCGCCGAACTTCACCACCGATCCCTATTGGTGGGACGCCGCCCCGCCCGAGACCGCGCGCGATCCGCTGCCCGAAGAGACGGATGTGCTGGTCGTCGGCTCCGGCTATTGCGGCCTCTCGGCGGCGGCCGAACTCGCACGCAACGGCGTCGACGTCACGGTCGTCGATGCCGAGGAGCTCGGCGCCGGCGCCTCGACGCGTTCGGGCGGCATGGTCTCCAGCGGCCAGAAGCTTGTCATCGGCGGCGCGATCAAGGGCGTCGATGCCGCGCGCATGGAGCGGCTGCTGGAGGATTCGCTCTCGTCCTACGAGCATCTCCGGACGCTGATCCACGAGAAGGACCTCGATGCCGATCTCGGCGTCTTCGGACGCTATTTCGGCGCGCATGTGCCGCGTCATTACGACCGGCTGCGCCGCCATGGCGAATTGCTGGCGAAGCACACCGGCGTCACCGTGCACGAGATTCCGAAGTCGCGGCAGCATGAGGTGACCAGGACGGATTTCTACCATGGCGGCATCGTCATCGACGATTATGGCGGCCTCCATCCGGCGAAGTACCACCGCGCCTTGCGCCGCCTTGCACAGGCCAACGGCGCGAAGCTCCGCTCGCATGCGCCGGTCATCACGGTCGGCCCCCTCGCGAACGGCTTCCACGCGGTCGAGACCGGCCGCGGCCTGGTGCGCGCGCGCCATGTCTTCTTCGGCACCAATGGCTACAGCGACAAGGCGAGCGGCTTCCTGCACAAGCGGATCGTCGGCGTGCGCAGCTACCAGATCGCGACCGAACCGCTGCCGCCCGCGCTGATGGCCGAGATCAACCCCGGCCGGCGCATGATCACCGATTCCAAGCGCGAGCTGATCTATTCGCGTCCCTCCCCGGACGGGACGCGCATCCTGTTCGGCAGCCGGCCCGGCATGTTCGACCTGCCGGAGCGCGAGGCGGCGCCGCGGCTTCACGCCATGATGCTGAAGGTCTGGCCGCAGCTCGCCGGCTACAAGGTCAGCCATTGCTGGAGCGGCAAGGTTGGCATGAGCGCCGACAAGATCGCCCATATGGGCAAGCGCGACGGCATCGACTTCGCCGTCGGTTGCAACGGCAACGGTGTCGCGCTGATGACCTATCTCGGGCATCAATCGGCGCTGAAGCTGCTCGGCCAGCAGAACCAGCCGAGCGCCTTCGACGACCCGTCCTTCGCGGCGATTCCGGTGCCTCTCTATGACGGGCGGCCGTGGTTCCTGCCGATCGTCAGCGGCTGGTATCACCTGCAGGACGCGATCGACCGCCGTCTGGCGCGGCTGTGAGGAGGACGGCGTGAAGGTTGCGATGATCTCCGGCGCGAGCCGCGGCATCGGCCGCGCCATCGCCGCCGAGCTCGGCCGGCAGGGCTTCGCGCTCAGCCTGGGAATCCGTGACGCCGGACTGGTGCCGCCGGACGGCTTCGCTCCGGCCGGGCTGGCGAGCTTCGGCTACGAGGCCGGCGAACCCGGCAACGAAGCGGTCTGGGTCGAAGCCACGCTCGCGCGCTTCGACCGTATCGACGTTCTGGTCAATGCCGCCGGCATCCTGCGCAACGTCTCGCTCGAAAGCGGAGACCCGGCCGATCTCGACGCCCTGCTCGCGATCAACGTCAAGGCGCCCTTCCGCCTGATAAAGGCGGTGCTGCCGCATCTCAAGGCGAGCGGCGAAGGGCGGGTGGTCAACATCGCCTCGCTCTCCGGCAAGCGCGTCCGCAACGCCAATGCCGGCTACCAGATCAGCAAGTTCGCCATGGTCGCGCTGTCGCACGCCGTGCGGCAGGCCGCCTTCGACGCAGGCGTGCGGTCGCTCGCGCTCTGTCCGAGCTATGTCGCGACCGACATGACGGCAGAGGCAGCGCTACCGGCCGCGCAGATGACGCAGCCGGAGGATCTGGCCCGGCTCGTCGGCCTGATCGTCCAGTTGCCGAACACGGCCTCGATCTCCGAGCTGGTCGTGAATTGCAGCTATGAGATCATGTTCTGAGCCGGCAATTCTTCTCTGGCATCGCCGCTGGCGCGCCGCCGCATTGCTTCGGGCGCTTCGCGGGTCCCGATGGCCATCGGCATGACCGAGGCAGCGTGAACGATCAGAAGCCGCGAAAAAGAGCCCGCAGCAGCTTCTCGACGAAGGCGGCCTTGCAGCGATCCGGGTTGAAGACGGCCGTCAATGTCGCCCCCTTCGCGGTGATGTCGGCGAAGGGGGCCGCCAGCCGGCCCTGCTCGATGAGATCGGCGAGGACGAGCGGCGGGCCGATGATGCAGCCCTGTCCCGCCATGGCCGCCTGCGCCGCGATGTAGAAATGCGGCGCCGGGCGGATCGCCCCCGGCCTCCCGATACCCGCGGCCTCGATCCAGCTTTCGAGTTCGCCGCCGCGGGTGTCGGCGACGAAGACGGTCTCGGCCTCGAGGCCGGCGGGGCCGGTTCGGCGAAGCGCCTCGGCACGGTCCGGCCGGGCGAGCAGGGTTAATCGCTCGACGCCGATCTCGCGATGCTCCCAGCCTTCCGGCTTCCAGGCGTTGCGCAGGATGCCGATGTCGAACTGCGCGTGCTGCCAGTCATCCGTGGTGTGGAGTGCCGAAACGCGGATGGCGCGCCCACCCGCCGCGACTTCGGCATCGACCAGCCGCGGCATGATCCAGTGAACCGAGAGCGTCGCATTGGCGGCCAGTGTCAGGACGCGCCGCTGCCCCTTCCGCGACGCGGCCTCCCAGCCGCCGCGGATGGTCTGGAGGCCCGACCCGACCGCCTGGGCGAGTGCCATGGCGAGCGCCGTCGGGCGCAGGCGGTGCCCTTTCTCGAAGAGGGGCTCGTCGAGCGCGTCCTGCAACTGGCCGAGCTGCTTGCTGACGGCGCCGGGTGTCACACAGAGTTCATCAGCCGCTGCGACGATATTGCCAGTGCGCACGACGGCTTCGAAGGTCGCAAGCGCGCGCAGCGAAGGTATATGAGACATTCAATGTGACCTCACCTCAAATTCGATCGACCATAATTCGCTTTCATGTCGACGTAAATAAGTAGATATCACCTTGGCGAAGGTAATAGCTGAGGTATTTTGTGTCTGATACATCGATTTATATCAATGGCCGCAGATATTATCTGCCACTCAACCCTAAAATTGTCATCTGCTATGATGGAATGGATCCGTCATATCTCGCAGATGCTGTGATAAGGGGCATTTCACCGCGCCTGTCCGTCATGGCGGAACACGGCTTTTATGCCAGCGCGCATTCCGCCATGCCGAGCTTCACCAATCCGAACAACGTCTCGATCGTCTGCGGCGCGCCGCCCAGCGTCCACGGCGTCTCCGGGAATTACTGGTATGACCGCGATACGGGCCAGGAGGTCATGATGACCGATGCCGGCCCGCTGCGCGCGCCGACGATCCTCGCCGGGCTGGCCGGGGCCGGCGTCAAGGTCGCGGCCGTCACGGCCAAGGACAAGCTGCGCAAGGCGCTGGCCGTCGGGCTCGCCGGCGAAGGCCTGACGGGCATCGCCTTCTCGGCCGAGAAGGCGGCCGGCGCCACGCAGGCGGAACATGGCATCTCCGGCGACGAGGCCCAGGCCGGCCACCCCGTTCCCGACCAGTATTCTCCGGAGCTTTCGCTGTTCGTGCTCGATGCGGGGCTTCGGCTGCTCCGAAGCGGCCGGGCCGAGGTGCTCTACCTGTCGCTCTCCGATTTCGTCCAGCATGCCCATGCTCCGGGCGCACCCGAATCCGACGCCTTCATCCGGGCCGTGGATGCACGCGTCGGCGCGCTGCTCGACGCCGGCGCGACGGTCGGCATCGTCGCCGACCATGGCATGACCGATCTTTCGCTCGCCGACGGCAGGCCGAACATCCTCTATCTCGGGGACCGGCTGGATGCGCGCTTCGGCGCCGGCGCGACACGGGTGATCTGCCCGATCACCGACCCTTTCGTGCGCCATCACGGCGCGCTCGGCGGCTTCGTGCGTGTCCACATCCTGGGCGATCTCGACCGCGACGCGGTCCGCGCTTTCCTGGGCCGCCTGCCCGGCGTCGAGCTCGCCCTCCTGCGCGAGGAGATGTGCCGCCGGTTCGACCAGCCGATGGAGCGGGAGGGCGACATCGCCGTGATCGCCGGCAAGGGCGTCGCGCTCGGCACACATGACGGCGCGCATGCCCTCGGCGATCTCGCCGGCGCGCGGCTGCGCTCGCATGGCAGCCTCGCCGAACGGGACGTGCCCTTCCTCGTCTCGGAGCCGCTTGACGCCGCCTACCAGCGCAAGGCCGCGACGCAACAGCTCCACAACTACGACATCTTCGATTTCGTGCTGAACGGCACGCGCCGGGAGGGCATCGCGCCATGACGAAGCAGCGCCGTGCGGTCGCCCTCGTCCTCGACGGGTTGCGACGCGATTTCGTGACGCCGGATCTGATGCCCCGGCTTTCGG contains:
- the phnA gene encoding phosphonoacetate hydrolase, which encodes MSDTSIYINGRRYYLPLNPKIVICYDGMDPSYLADAVIRGISPRLSVMAEHGFYASAHSAMPSFTNPNNVSIVCGAPPSVHGVSGNYWYDRDTGQEVMMTDAGPLRAPTILAGLAGAGVKVAAVTAKDKLRKALAVGLAGEGLTGIAFSAEKAAGATQAEHGISGDEAQAGHPVPDQYSPELSLFVLDAGLRLLRSGRAEVLYLSLSDFVQHAHAPGAPESDAFIRAVDARVGALLDAGATVGIVADHGMTDLSLADGRPNILYLGDRLDARFGAGATRVICPITDPFVRHHGALGGFVRVHILGDLDRDAVRAFLGRLPGVELALLREEMCRRFDQPMEREGDIAVIAGKGVALGTHDGAHALGDLAGARLRSHGSLAERDVPFLVSEPLDAAYQRKAATQQLHNYDIFDFVLNGTRREGIAP
- a CDS encoding SDR family NAD(P)-dependent oxidoreductase, whose amino-acid sequence is MKVAMISGASRGIGRAIAAELGRQGFALSLGIRDAGLVPPDGFAPAGLASFGYEAGEPGNEAVWVEATLARFDRIDVLVNAAGILRNVSLESGDPADLDALLAINVKAPFRLIKAVLPHLKASGEGRVVNIASLSGKRVRNANAGYQISKFAMVALSHAVRQAAFDAGVRSLALCPSYVATDMTAEAALPAAQMTQPEDLARLVGLIVQLPNTASISELVVNCSYEIMF
- a CDS encoding FAD-binding oxidoreductase, producing MAEPAGVLAPNFTTDPYWWDAAPPETARDPLPEETDVLVVGSGYCGLSAAAELARNGVDVTVVDAEELGAGASTRSGGMVSSGQKLVIGGAIKGVDAARMERLLEDSLSSYEHLRTLIHEKDLDADLGVFGRYFGAHVPRHYDRLRRHGELLAKHTGVTVHEIPKSRQHEVTRTDFYHGGIVIDDYGGLHPAKYHRALRRLAQANGAKLRSHAPVITVGPLANGFHAVETGRGLVRARHVFFGTNGYSDKASGFLHKRIVGVRSYQIATEPLPPALMAEINPGRRMITDSKRELIYSRPSPDGTRILFGSRPGMFDLPEREAAPRLHAMMLKVWPQLAGYKVSHCWSGKVGMSADKIAHMGKRDGIDFAVGCNGNGVALMTYLGHQSALKLLGQQNQPSAFDDPSFAAIPVPLYDGRPWFLPIVSGWYHLQDAIDRRLARL
- a CDS encoding LysR substrate-binding domain-containing protein; the protein is MSHIPSLRALATFEAVVRTGNIVAAADELCVTPGAVSKQLGQLQDALDEPLFEKGHRLRPTALAMALAQAVGSGLQTIRGGWEAASRKGQRRVLTLAANATLSVHWIMPRLVDAEVAAGGRAIRVSALHTTDDWQHAQFDIGILRNAWKPEGWEHREIGVERLTLLARPDRAEALRRTGPAGLEAETVFVADTRGGELESWIEAAGIGRPGAIRPAPHFYIAAQAAMAGQGCIIGPPLVLADLIEQGRLAAPFADITAKGATLTAVFNPDRCKAAFVEKLLRALFRGF